A single region of the Nocardioides aurantiacus genome encodes:
- the arc gene encoding proteasome ATPase: MPEPIDGSPSAAQLRNQVAFLEAEVVDLRRRLHDAPGSSRALDQRLLDTQRSLAAVTSQNERLAQTLREARDQILTLKEEVDRLAQPPTGFGTFLQRNDDDSVDVFTGGRKLRVTVSPGVELDELTRGQEVMLNEALNVVAALEFEQVGEVVMFKELLADGERVLVIANADEERVVRLAQPLRETTLRAGDSLLLDGRSGYVYEKVPKSEVEELVLEEVPDIDYSDIGGLFGQIETIRDAVELPYLHPDLFVEHELKPPKGVLLYGPPGCGKTLIAKAVANSLAKKVAAKTGQEGKSYFLNIKGPELLNKYVGETERHIRLVFQRAREKASEGTPVIVFFDEMDSLFRTRGSGVSSDVENTIVPQLLSEIDGVELLENVLVIGASNREDMIDPAILRPGRLDVKIKIERPDAESARDIFSKYLTARLPLHADDLAEFSGDRDACVAGMIRATVERMYTETEENRFLEVTYANGDKEVLYFKDFNSGAMIQNIVDRAKKMAIKDLLDLDQRGLRVQHLLQACVDEFKENEDLPNTTNPDDWARISGKKGERIVFIRTLITGKQGTEPGRSIDTVNNTGQYL; encoded by the coding sequence GTGCCCGAGCCGATCGATGGCAGCCCCAGCGCAGCCCAGCTGCGCAACCAGGTCGCGTTCCTCGAGGCCGAGGTGGTGGACCTCCGGCGCCGCCTGCACGACGCCCCCGGCAGCAGCCGCGCCCTCGACCAGCGGCTCCTCGACACCCAGCGCTCGCTGGCCGCGGTGACCTCGCAGAACGAGCGGCTCGCCCAGACGTTGCGCGAGGCACGCGACCAGATCCTCACCCTCAAGGAGGAGGTCGACCGGCTCGCCCAGCCGCCGACCGGGTTCGGCACCTTCCTGCAGCGCAACGACGACGACTCCGTCGACGTGTTCACCGGTGGTCGCAAGCTGCGCGTCACCGTCAGCCCCGGGGTCGAGCTCGACGAGCTCACCCGTGGCCAGGAGGTCATGCTCAACGAGGCCCTCAACGTCGTCGCCGCGCTCGAGTTCGAGCAGGTCGGCGAGGTCGTGATGTTCAAGGAGCTGCTCGCCGACGGCGAGCGCGTCCTGGTGATCGCCAACGCCGACGAGGAGCGTGTCGTGCGGCTGGCGCAGCCGCTGCGCGAGACCACGCTGCGCGCCGGTGACTCGCTGCTGCTCGACGGCAGGTCCGGCTACGTCTACGAGAAGGTGCCCAAGTCCGAGGTGGAGGAGCTCGTCCTCGAGGAGGTGCCCGACATCGACTACTCCGACATCGGCGGCCTGTTCGGGCAGATCGAGACCATCCGCGACGCGGTGGAGCTGCCCTACCTGCACCCCGACCTGTTCGTGGAGCACGAGCTCAAGCCGCCCAAGGGCGTGCTGCTCTACGGCCCCCCCGGCTGCGGCAAGACGCTGATCGCCAAGGCGGTCGCCAACAGCCTGGCCAAGAAGGTCGCGGCCAAGACGGGGCAGGAGGGCAAGTCCTACTTCCTCAACATCAAGGGCCCCGAGCTGCTCAACAAGTACGTCGGCGAGACCGAGCGCCACATCCGGCTGGTCTTCCAGCGGGCGCGCGAGAAGGCCTCCGAGGGCACGCCGGTGATCGTGTTCTTCGACGAGATGGACTCGCTGTTCCGCACCCGTGGCTCGGGTGTCTCCTCCGACGTGGAGAACACCATCGTCCCGCAGCTGCTCAGCGAGATCGACGGCGTCGAGCTGCTCGAGAACGTCCTGGTCATCGGCGCCTCCAACCGCGAGGACATGATCGACCCCGCGATCCTGCGGCCTGGGCGCCTCGACGTGAAGATCAAGATCGAGCGCCCCGACGCCGAGTCGGCCCGTGACATCTTCTCCAAGTACCTCACCGCGCGGCTGCCGCTGCACGCCGACGACCTCGCCGAGTTCTCCGGCGACCGCGACGCCTGCGTGGCCGGCATGATCCGGGCGACGGTCGAGCGGATGTACACCGAGACCGAGGAGAACCGCTTCCTCGAGGTGACCTACGCCAACGGCGACAAGGAGGTCCTCTACTTCAAGGACTTCAACTCCGGCGCGATGATCCAGAACATCGTCGACCGCGCCAAGAAGATGGCCATCAAGGACCTCCTCGACCTCGACCAGCGCGGCCTGCGCGTGCAGCACCTGCTGCAGGCCTGCGTCGACGAGTTCAAGGAGAACGAGGACCTGCCCAACACCACCAACCCCGACGACTGGGCACGGATCTCGGGCAAGAAGGGCGAGCGGATCGTGTTCATCCGCACGCTCATCACCGGCAAGCAGGGCACCGAGCCCGGCCGGTCCATCGACACGGTCAACAACACCGGCCAGTACCTCTGA
- a CDS encoding tRNA (adenine-N1)-methyltransferase, whose product MPAPTAAPDHDWSGVRRGPLAPGEWVRLVDGKGRRHNICLEAGKTFHTNKGGLLHDDMIGRDEGFTLTSTNGGQYLVFRPLLSEFVVSMPRGAAVVYPKDAAQIVAMADIFPGAHVVEAGAGSGALTCSLLRAVGPTGRLSSFERREEFAAVAQRNVRQFFGAPEGVDHPAWQLTVGDLVEELGRLEAPGTVDRIVLDMLAPWECVDAVAEALVPGGIVVAYVATTTQLGRVVETLRAHGEFTEPQPWETLVRDWHVEGLAVRPGHKMNGHTGFLVTARRMARGESAPQKKRRPAPGAYGVDYDGPRPSGLDPTLVGPDPESIPGS is encoded by the coding sequence ATCCCGGCCCCCACCGCGGCCCCCGACCACGACTGGTCCGGCGTCCGTCGTGGCCCTCTCGCCCCCGGCGAGTGGGTGCGGCTCGTCGACGGCAAGGGCCGCCGCCACAACATCTGCCTCGAGGCCGGCAAGACCTTCCACACCAACAAGGGCGGCCTGCTCCACGACGACATGATCGGCCGCGACGAGGGCTTCACCCTGACCTCGACCAACGGCGGCCAGTACCTCGTCTTCCGCCCGCTGCTCAGCGAGTTCGTGGTCTCGATGCCCCGCGGCGCGGCCGTGGTCTACCCCAAGGACGCGGCCCAGATCGTGGCCATGGCCGACATCTTCCCCGGTGCCCACGTCGTCGAGGCGGGGGCCGGGTCGGGCGCCCTGACCTGCTCGCTGCTGCGTGCGGTCGGGCCGACCGGGCGGCTGAGCTCCTTCGAGCGGCGCGAGGAGTTCGCGGCCGTCGCCCAGCGCAACGTCCGCCAGTTCTTCGGCGCCCCCGAGGGCGTCGACCACCCCGCGTGGCAGCTCACGGTGGGCGACCTCGTCGAGGAGCTCGGCCGGCTCGAGGCCCCCGGCACCGTCGACCGCATCGTCCTCGACATGCTCGCGCCGTGGGAGTGCGTCGACGCGGTCGCCGAGGCGCTGGTGCCCGGCGGCATCGTCGTGGCGTACGTCGCGACCACCACCCAGCTCGGCCGGGTCGTGGAGACGCTCCGCGCGCACGGCGAGTTCACCGAGCCGCAGCCCTGGGAGACCCTGGTCCGCGACTGGCACGTCGAGGGGCTGGCGGTGCGCCCCGGCCACAAGATGAACGGCCACACCGGCTTCCTGGTCACCGCCCGCCGGATGGCCCGCGGCGAGAGCGCCCCGCAGAAGAAGCGGCGCCCGGCTCCCGGTGCCTACGGCGTCGACTACGACGGTCCCCGACCCTCGGGCCTCGACCCCACCCTCGTCGGGCCCGACCCGGAGTCGATCCCCGGCTCCTGA
- the dop gene encoding depupylase/deamidase Dop, with protein MSVRRVMGTETEFGISVQGHPQANPMVASTRLVNAYAGATLTARRARWDFEEESPLRDARGFDMSREVADPSQLTDEDLGLANIILTNGARLYVDHAHPEYSSPECTNPMDGVLWDKAGELVALDAARFASNGGEGDLLLYKNNTDGKGASYGAHENYLVRRSTPFGDIVRHLTPFFVSRQVLCGAGRVGTGQDGRGEGFQLSQRADFFEVEVGLETTLKRPIINTRDEPHADPEKYRRLHVILGDANLAETSTYLKLGTTAMVLSMIEDRFVTPDLRVSRPVASLKAVSHDPGLTHLLEVGDGRRMTAVQLQWEYLHLAHRYVQERRGGQPDQPTKDLLACWERVLTSLERDPFELADELDWVAKLKLLQSYRDRDGLAWSHAKLHLIDLQYADLRPEKGLYHRLVRLGRMKRLTDDAQVERAMHEPPLDTRAYFRGRCLAQYPDEIAAASWDSVIFDLAGHESLQRVPTLDPLRGSKAHVGALLDEHDTALGLFEALTAR; from the coding sequence GTGAGCGTGCGCCGGGTCATGGGGACCGAGACCGAGTTCGGGATCTCGGTCCAGGGACATCCCCAGGCCAACCCCATGGTGGCCAGCACCCGGCTGGTCAACGCCTACGCCGGGGCGACGCTCACGGCCCGGCGGGCGCGCTGGGACTTCGAGGAGGAGTCGCCGCTGCGCGACGCGCGTGGCTTCGACATGTCGCGCGAGGTGGCCGATCCCAGCCAGCTCACCGACGAGGACCTCGGCCTGGCCAACATCATCCTGACCAACGGCGCCCGGCTCTACGTCGACCACGCCCACCCGGAGTACTCCTCGCCCGAGTGCACCAACCCGATGGACGGCGTGCTGTGGGACAAGGCGGGGGAGCTGGTGGCGCTGGACGCCGCTCGGTTCGCCTCCAACGGTGGCGAGGGCGACCTGCTGCTCTACAAGAACAACACCGACGGCAAGGGCGCCAGCTACGGCGCCCACGAGAACTACCTCGTCCGCCGCAGCACGCCCTTCGGCGACATCGTGCGCCACCTCACCCCGTTCTTCGTCAGCCGGCAGGTGCTGTGCGGCGCCGGACGCGTCGGCACCGGACAGGACGGCCGCGGCGAGGGCTTCCAGCTGAGCCAGCGTGCCGACTTCTTCGAGGTCGAGGTGGGTCTGGAGACCACGCTGAAGCGGCCCATCATCAACACCCGCGACGAGCCCCACGCGGACCCCGAGAAGTACCGCCGGCTCCACGTCATCCTCGGCGACGCCAACCTGGCCGAGACCTCGACCTACCTCAAGCTCGGCACCACCGCGATGGTGCTCTCCATGATCGAGGACCGGTTCGTCACCCCCGACCTGCGGGTCAGCCGGCCGGTGGCCTCGCTGAAGGCCGTCTCCCACGACCCCGGGCTGACCCACCTGCTCGAGGTGGGCGACGGGCGCCGGATGACCGCGGTGCAGCTGCAGTGGGAGTACCTCCACCTCGCCCACCGCTACGTCCAGGAGCGCCGCGGCGGCCAGCCCGACCAGCCCACCAAGGACCTGCTCGCCTGCTGGGAGCGGGTGCTCACCAGCTTGGAGCGCGACCCCTTCGAGCTCGCCGACGAGCTGGACTGGGTGGCCAAGCTCAAGCTGCTGCAGTCCTACCGCGACCGCGACGGCCTGGCCTGGTCGCACGCCAAGCTGCACCTGATCGACCTGCAGTACGCCGACCTGCGCCCCGAGAAGGGGCTCTACCACCGGCTGGTGCGGCTGGGCCGGATGAAGCGCCTGACCGACGACGCGCAGGTCGAGCGGGCGATGCACGAGCCGCCGCTGGACACCCGCGCCTACTTCCGGGGCCGCTGCCTGGCGCAGTACCCCGACGAGATCGCCGCCGCCTCGTGGGACTCGGTCATCTTCGACCTCGCGGGCCACGAGTCGCTCCAGCGCGTGCCCACGCTCGACCCGCTGCGGGGGAGCAAGGCCCACGTCGGGGCGCTGCTCGACGAGCACGACACGGCGCTCGGCCTGTTCGAGGCCCTCACCGCGAGGTGA
- a CDS encoding PAC2 family protein, with the protein MIEIESVPPLVDPVLIAAFEGWNDAAGAATGVVDHLIEVWDAQVVSVIDPEEFYDFQVNRPLIATNDEGMRHITWPSTQLYVARPPGSARDVVLLRGIEPNMRWRQFCAELLAAADDLGVGLVATLGALLAETPHTRPIQVSGTATELDLEDRLKLEPATYEGPTGIVGVFQDACQRLDIAAVSFWAAVPHYLPQPPCPKATLALLSQVEDLLETGIPLGDLPEDARAWERGVAELAEEDEDVAEYVRNLEESQDAADLPEASGEAIAREFERYLKRRDKPE; encoded by the coding sequence ATGATCGAGATCGAGTCCGTCCCGCCTCTGGTGGACCCCGTGCTGATCGCCGCCTTCGAGGGCTGGAACGACGCCGCGGGCGCGGCCACGGGCGTCGTCGACCACCTCATCGAGGTCTGGGACGCGCAGGTGGTCTCGGTCATCGATCCCGAGGAGTTCTACGACTTCCAGGTCAACCGTCCCCTGATCGCCACCAACGACGAGGGGATGCGCCACATCACCTGGCCCTCCACCCAGCTCTACGTCGCCCGGCCGCCGGGCTCGGCCCGCGACGTGGTGCTGCTGCGCGGCATCGAGCCCAACATGCGGTGGCGGCAGTTCTGCGCCGAGCTGCTCGCGGCCGCCGACGACCTCGGTGTCGGCCTGGTCGCCACGCTCGGCGCGCTGCTGGCCGAGACGCCCCACACCCGCCCGATCCAGGTCAGCGGCACGGCCACGGAGCTGGACCTCGAGGACCGGCTGAAGCTCGAGCCGGCGACGTACGAGGGGCCGACCGGGATCGTCGGCGTCTTCCAGGACGCCTGCCAGCGCCTGGACATCGCGGCCGTGTCGTTCTGGGCCGCGGTGCCGCACTACCTCCCGCAGCCGCCCTGCCCCAAGGCCACGCTCGCCCTGCTCAGCCAGGTCGAGGACCTGCTGGAGACCGGCATCCCGCTCGGCGACCTGCCCGAGGACGCCCGCGCCTGGGAGCGCGGCGTCGCCGAGCTCGCGGAGGAGGACGAGGACGTCGCGGAGTACGTCCGCAACCTCGAGGAGAGCCAGGACGCCGCCGACCTCCCCGAGGCGAGCGGCGAGGCCATCGCCCGGGAGTTCGAGCGCTACCTCAAGCGGCGCGACAAGCCCGAGTAG
- a CDS encoding site-2 protease family protein, translating to MSAPSSHPPGTLRVGRVAGVDVLVRSSWLIVALLISLLLAPRVEQVQPGLGALKYVAGLAFAVLLYLSVLLHEISHAVVAQRFGLGVRSITLHFLGGATEIDSESRTPVQEFTIAVVGPLTSIAVGLVALVAAPFTPEGLLRLAVEGLAGANLVVGVLNLVPGLPLDGGRVLRALVWKVSGNMHRGTVAAAWGGRVAALLVLLWPALARELLGIRTDVLDYVMAFIIATFLWSGSTASLVSARVRRRLPALQARPLARRMVAVPDDVTVAEAVRRAQEAGAGGIVVHDRDHRLSAVVSEKALGATPEERRPWVPVTSVSRTLEAGLVLPVELVGEDLVRAMSRTPAEEYVLVETGGDVYGVLATADVDRAFEESART from the coding sequence GTGAGCGCCCCCTCGTCCCACCCTCCCGGCACGCTGCGGGTCGGGCGGGTCGCCGGTGTCGACGTGCTCGTCCGGTCGTCGTGGCTGATCGTCGCGCTCCTGATCTCGCTGCTCCTGGCCCCCCGGGTCGAGCAGGTCCAGCCCGGCCTGGGGGCGCTGAAGTACGTCGCCGGCCTGGCCTTCGCGGTGCTGCTCTACCTCTCGGTGCTGCTCCACGAGATCTCGCACGCCGTGGTGGCCCAGCGGTTCGGCCTGGGCGTCCGCTCGATCACGCTGCACTTCCTGGGCGGTGCCACCGAGATTGACTCCGAGTCGCGCACGCCCGTGCAGGAGTTCACGATCGCCGTGGTCGGCCCGCTGACCTCGATCGCGGTCGGGCTGGTGGCGCTCGTGGCCGCCCCGTTCACGCCCGAGGGGCTGCTGCGGCTGGCTGTCGAGGGCCTCGCCGGCGCCAACCTCGTCGTCGGGGTGCTCAACCTCGTCCCCGGACTGCCGCTCGACGGCGGTCGCGTGCTCCGCGCGCTGGTCTGGAAGGTCTCGGGCAACATGCACCGCGGCACCGTCGCCGCTGCCTGGGGCGGCCGGGTGGCTGCCTTGCTGGTGCTGCTGTGGCCGGCGCTGGCACGCGAGCTGCTCGGCATCCGGACCGACGTCCTCGACTACGTCATGGCCTTCATCATCGCGACCTTCCTGTGGTCGGGGTCGACCGCGTCGCTGGTCAGCGCACGGGTGCGCCGCCGCCTCCCCGCCCTGCAGGCCCGCCCGCTGGCCCGCCGCATGGTCGCCGTGCCCGACGACGTCACCGTCGCCGAGGCCGTGCGCCGCGCCCAGGAGGCGGGCGCCGGCGGCATCGTGGTCCACGACCGCGACCACCGGCTGTCCGCCGTGGTCAGCGAGAAGGCGCTCGGCGCGACCCCCGAGGAGCGCCGCCCCTGGGTGCCCGTCACCTCGGTGTCGCGGACCCTCGAGGCCGGTCTCGTGCTGCCCGTCGAGCTGGTCGGCGAGGACCTCGTCCGCGCCATGTCCCGCACCCCCGCCGAGGAGTACGTCCTCGTCGAGACCGGGGGAGATGTCTACGGCGTCCTGGCCACCGCCGACGTCGACCGTGCCTTCGAGGAGAGCGCCCGCACGTGA
- a CDS encoding RecB family exonuclease, whose protein sequence is MDTTRIGTPVDGELVVGSLSPSRAADFRTCPLLYRFRTVDRLPEAPSPEAVRGTVVHKVLEDLFDLPAQQRTPEAALALVDPAWSAVLEGEPELATLFPDEAEVPAQAWREQCRAAVRAYFELEDPRRLEPAERELYVEALLGSRLLLRGFVDRLDVAPDGALRVVDYKTGRAPAPGFEARALFQLRFYALVLWRSRGVVPRELRLVYLAAAETVTYAPDEADLLFTERLVQAVWEAVREARESGDWQPQRSRACSWCSFRELCPAWGGTPPPLPVASADDVAVEQGAEVYRGQPGQGVAPHPAGSVGDVHVVGHDQDPAPGSLGGGGARG, encoded by the coding sequence GTGGACACCACGCGGATCGGGACCCCCGTCGACGGCGAGCTCGTCGTGGGGTCGCTCTCGCCCAGCCGCGCCGCCGACTTCCGCACCTGTCCGCTGCTCTACCGCTTCCGCACCGTGGACCGGCTGCCCGAGGCGCCCTCACCGGAGGCGGTCCGCGGCACCGTGGTGCACAAGGTGCTCGAGGACCTGTTCGACCTCCCCGCGCAGCAGCGCACCCCCGAGGCCGCCCTGGCGCTGGTCGACCCGGCGTGGTCGGCGGTGCTCGAGGGCGAGCCCGAGCTGGCCACGCTGTTCCCCGACGAGGCCGAGGTGCCGGCGCAGGCCTGGCGCGAGCAGTGCCGTGCCGCGGTGCGGGCCTACTTCGAGCTGGAGGACCCCCGTCGGCTCGAGCCGGCCGAGCGCGAGCTCTACGTCGAGGCGCTGCTGGGCTCGCGGCTGCTGCTGCGTGGCTTCGTCGACCGGCTCGACGTCGCGCCCGACGGCGCGCTCCGGGTCGTCGACTACAAGACCGGCCGGGCCCCCGCCCCCGGCTTCGAGGCCCGGGCGCTGTTCCAGCTGCGCTTCTACGCCCTGGTGCTGTGGCGCAGCCGCGGCGTGGTGCCGCGGGAGCTGCGGCTGGTCTACCTCGCTGCCGCCGAGACGGTGACCTACGCCCCCGACGAGGCCGACCTGCTGTTCACCGAGCGGTTGGTGCAGGCGGTGTGGGAGGCCGTGCGCGAGGCCCGCGAGAGCGGGGACTGGCAGCCGCAGCGCAGCCGCGCCTGCTCGTGGTGCTCCTTCCGGGAGCTCTGCCCCGCGTGGGGCGGCACCCCTCCCCCGTTGCCGGTCGCCTCAGCGGACGACGTGGCCGTCGAGCAGGGCGCCGAGGTCTACCGGGGTCAGCCCGGCCAGGGTGTCGCGCCGCACCCGGCGGGGTCCGTCGGGGACGTCCACGTGGTGGGGCACGACCAGGACCCGGCACCCGGCAGCCTCGGCGGAGGCGGCGCCCGTGGGTGA
- the metH gene encoding methionine synthase — MRERILVIDGAMGTAIQRDRPDEAGYRGERFADWHLDVQGNNDLLSITAPEIVRAIHEEYLESGADLIETNTFNANAISLSDYDMSELAYELCFESARLAREACDAVTARTPERPRYVAGALGPTSRTASISPDVNDPGARNVTFEQLVAAYVEATHGLLDGGSDVLVIETIFDTLNAKAAIFAVETVFEELGRRWPVIVSGTITDASGRTLSGQTTEAFWNSVRHARPILVGLNCALGAREMRPFLAELSRVADTFVHAYPNAGLPNAFGEYDEAAAETAAIIEEFAEAGLVNLVGGCCGTTPDHIAAIAGAVEGRTPRTWEPVKPAMRLSGLEPFTVDADSLFVNVGERTNITGSAKFRNLIKDNDYDAALAVAVQQVENGAQVIDVNMDEGMIDGVAAMDRFLKLVASEPDISRVPVMVDSSKWEVIETGLRCVQGKAIVNSISMKEGEEPFREHARLCRKYGAAVVVMAFDEDGQAADLQSRKRICARAYKILVEEEGFPAEDVIFDPNVFALATGIEEHAAYGIDFIEATRWIKENLPGAKVSGGISNVSFSFRGNNPVREAIHAVFLFHAIRAGLDMGIVNAGALVVYDQVDAELRTRIEDVVLNRRPDAAERLLEVAEAHRGSGEQAEAAVLEWRSLPVGERITHALVKGIDAHVTEDTEELRAEISARGGRPIEVIEGPLMDGMNVVGDLFGAGKMFLPQVVKSARVMKKAVAYLIPFIEAEKQPGDAETKKGTIVMATVKGDVHDIGKNIVGVVLQCNNYEVIDLGVMVPAQKILDKAREVDADLIGLSGLITPSLDEMVTFATEMQRQGFTIPLLIGGATTSRAHTAVKVTPRYEGPVLWVKDASRSVPVAAALLSEDRRGKLLADTEADYASLRERHANKQDRKLVSIDTARERRTPVEWDGYVPPAPAMTADGAPRTRVFEDYDLAELRDYIDWQPFFNAWEMKGRFPDILNNPATGEVARKLYDDAQEMLDRMIAERWVTANGVVGFFPAASDGDDVVVYADDARSEVLTVLHHLRQQGEHREGVPNRSLADYVAPLGSGLADHVGAFAVTAGLGSQDRVAAFKEEHDDYNAILLESLADRLAEAFAERMHERVRTELWGYAPDEQLDNDALLKEQYAGVRPAPGYPACPEHTEKQTLWELLDVEKTTGITLTESMAMWPGAAVSGWYFSHPQSQYFVVGRLGRDQVASYAERKGWSLVEAEKWLSANLGYDPED, encoded by the coding sequence ATGCGTGAGCGGATCCTGGTCATCGACGGCGCCATGGGCACCGCCATCCAGCGCGACCGCCCCGACGAGGCGGGCTACCGCGGCGAGCGCTTCGCCGACTGGCACCTCGACGTCCAGGGCAACAACGACCTGCTCAGCATCACCGCGCCCGAGATCGTCCGCGCGATCCACGAGGAGTACCTCGAGTCCGGCGCGGACCTCATCGAGACCAACACCTTCAACGCCAACGCGATCTCGCTCTCCGACTACGACATGTCCGAGCTGGCCTACGAGCTGTGCTTCGAGTCCGCCCGGCTCGCCCGCGAGGCCTGCGACGCGGTCACCGCACGCACCCCCGAGCGACCGCGCTACGTCGCCGGCGCGCTCGGTCCCACCAGCCGGACCGCCTCGATCAGCCCCGACGTCAACGACCCCGGCGCCCGCAACGTGACCTTCGAGCAGCTGGTCGCGGCGTACGTCGAGGCGACGCACGGCCTGCTCGACGGCGGCAGCGACGTGCTGGTGATCGAGACGATCTTCGACACCCTCAACGCCAAGGCCGCGATCTTCGCCGTCGAGACCGTCTTCGAGGAGCTCGGCCGTCGCTGGCCGGTCATCGTCTCGGGGACCATCACCGACGCCTCGGGCCGCACCCTGTCGGGCCAGACCACCGAGGCGTTCTGGAACTCGGTCCGCCACGCCCGCCCGATCCTGGTCGGCCTCAACTGCGCGCTGGGTGCGCGCGAGATGCGGCCGTTCCTGGCCGAGCTGTCCCGCGTGGCCGACACCTTCGTGCACGCCTACCCCAACGCCGGCCTGCCCAACGCCTTCGGGGAGTACGACGAGGCCGCCGCCGAGACCGCCGCGATCATCGAGGAGTTCGCCGAGGCCGGCCTTGTCAACCTGGTGGGCGGCTGCTGCGGCACCACCCCCGACCACATCGCCGCGATCGCGGGCGCCGTCGAGGGCAGGACCCCGCGGACCTGGGAGCCGGTCAAGCCGGCGATGCGCCTCTCCGGCCTGGAGCCGTTCACCGTCGACGCGGACTCGCTGTTCGTCAACGTCGGCGAGCGCACCAACATCACCGGGTCGGCGAAGTTCCGCAACCTGATCAAGGACAACGACTACGACGCCGCCCTGGCCGTCGCCGTCCAGCAGGTCGAGAACGGCGCACAGGTCATCGACGTCAACATGGACGAGGGCATGATCGACGGGGTCGCGGCGATGGACCGCTTCCTCAAGCTGGTCGCCAGCGAGCCCGACATCAGCCGGGTGCCGGTGATGGTCGACTCCTCCAAGTGGGAGGTCATCGAGACCGGCCTGCGCTGCGTGCAGGGCAAGGCGATCGTGAACTCCATCTCCATGAAGGAGGGGGAGGAGCCGTTCCGCGAGCACGCCCGGCTGTGCCGCAAGTACGGCGCCGCCGTCGTCGTGATGGCCTTCGACGAGGACGGCCAGGCCGCCGACCTCCAGAGCCGCAAGCGGATCTGTGCCCGTGCCTACAAGATCCTGGTCGAGGAGGAGGGCTTCCCGGCCGAGGACGTCATCTTCGACCCGAACGTCTTCGCCCTCGCGACCGGCATCGAGGAGCACGCGGCGTACGGCATCGACTTCATCGAGGCCACCCGCTGGATCAAGGAGAACCTCCCCGGGGCCAAGGTCTCGGGCGGCATCTCCAACGTGTCGTTCTCCTTCCGCGGCAACAACCCGGTCCGCGAGGCCATCCACGCGGTGTTCCTCTTCCACGCGATCCGCGCCGGTCTCGACATGGGCATCGTCAACGCGGGCGCCCTGGTGGTCTACGACCAGGTCGACGCCGAGCTGCGCACGCGCATCGAGGACGTCGTGCTCAACCGTCGGCCCGACGCCGCCGAGCGGCTGCTCGAGGTCGCCGAGGCCCACCGCGGCAGCGGCGAGCAGGCGGAGGCCGCGGTGCTGGAGTGGCGCTCGCTGCCGGTGGGGGAGCGGATCACCCACGCCCTGGTCAAGGGCATCGACGCCCACGTCACCGAGGACACCGAGGAGCTGCGGGCGGAGATCTCGGCCCGGGGCGGCCGCCCGATCGAGGTCATCGAGGGTCCGCTGATGGACGGCATGAACGTCGTCGGCGACCTCTTCGGCGCGGGCAAGATGTTCCTGCCCCAGGTGGTGAAGTCCGCGCGCGTGATGAAGAAGGCCGTGGCCTACCTGATCCCGTTCATCGAGGCCGAGAAGCAGCCGGGCGACGCGGAGACCAAGAAGGGCACCATCGTCATGGCGACGGTGAAGGGCGACGTCCACGACATCGGCAAGAACATCGTGGGCGTGGTGCTGCAGTGCAACAACTACGAGGTGATCGACCTCGGCGTGATGGTGCCGGCGCAGAAGATCCTCGACAAGGCCCGCGAGGTCGACGCCGACCTGATCGGGCTGTCCGGACTCATCACGCCCTCGCTGGACGAGATGGTCACCTTCGCCACCGAGATGCAGCGCCAGGGCTTCACCATCCCGCTGCTCATCGGCGGCGCCACCACCTCGCGCGCCCACACCGCGGTCAAGGTGACCCCGCGCTACGAGGGCCCCGTGCTGTGGGTCAAGGACGCCTCCCGCTCGGTGCCCGTCGCCGCGGCACTGCTCTCGGAGGACCGGCGGGGCAAGCTGCTCGCCGACACCGAGGCCGACTACGCCTCGCTGCGCGAGCGCCACGCCAACAAGCAGGACCGCAAGCTGGTCTCGATCGACACCGCCCGCGAGCGTCGTACGCCGGTGGAGTGGGACGGCTACGTCCCGCCCGCCCCCGCCATGACCGCCGACGGGGCGCCGCGCACGCGGGTCTTCGAGGACTACGACCTCGCCGAGCTGCGGGACTACATCGACTGGCAGCCGTTCTTCAACGCCTGGGAGATGAAGGGTCGCTTCCCCGACATCCTCAACAACCCCGCCACCGGCGAGGTCGCGCGCAAGCTCTACGACGACGCCCAGGAGATGCTCGACCGGATGATCGCGGAGAGGTGGGTGACTGCCAACGGGGTGGTCGGCTTCTTCCCGGCGGCCTCCGACGGCGACGACGTCGTGGTCTACGCCGACGACGCCCGCTCCGAGGTGCTGACCGTACTGCACCACCTGCGCCAGCAGGGCGAGCACCGCGAGGGCGTGCCCAACCGGTCCCTCGCCGACTACGTCGCCCCGCTGGGGAGCGGGCTGGCCGACCACGTCGGCGCCTTCGCCGTCACGGCCGGCCTGGGCAGCCAGGACCGGGTCGCGGCGTTCAAGGAGGAGCACGACGACTACAACGCGATCCTCCTCGAGTCGCTGGCCGACCGGTTGGCCGAGGCGTTCGCCGAGCGGATGCACGAGCGGGTCCGCACCGAGCTGTGGGGCTACGCGCCCGACGAGCAGCTCGACAACGACGCCCTGCTCAAGGAGCAGTACGCCGGCGTCCGCCCCGCCCCCGGCTACCCCGCCTGCCCCGAGCACACCGAGAAGCAGACGCTGTGGGAGCTGCTCGACGTCGAGAAGACGACCGGGATCACGCTGACCGAGTCGATGGCCATGTGGCCGGGCGCCGCGGTGAGCGGGTGGTACTTCTCGCACCCGCAGAGCCAGTACTTCGTGGTCGGTCGGCTCGGACGTGACCAGGTCGCGTCGTACGCCGAGCGCAAGGGCTGGTCGCTCGTGGAGGCCGAGAAGTGGCTCTCGGCCAACCTCGGCTACGACCCCGAGGACTAG